AAATCTAGAGATTAATCTAGAAGATTATAGAACTTCTAATTTATTTGCACCAAATTCTATCATTAATGAATTTATTAAATCAGGTTTATTATTTAATCAAAATATTAGTGTGAACACTTTAGTAAATATAAAATCAAAAAAAAGAGATGCAATTATTAATGAAGCTAAACTAGAGTTAAGAATTTTAAATGGAAAAATAAGTTTTGATAAATCATTATTTATTAACAACAATATTGGTTTACTAGAAGTTTCTAATAGTGATTTATTTTTAGAAAAAGATAGATTAATTTTAACTGCTAATTTATCAATAGATATTAAAAATACTCATAAATTATATTCTTTTTTAAACACCAATAAGAGATTAAGAAAAAATATTAAAAAAATTAAACTAAATATAATTTATGATTTTTTGAGTAATGAAATTGCATTTAAGAATATTAAGATAGATGACAATAAAGTGAGTGATCAATTCTACAATATAGCTGAAGGTTTTAGTGATAATAATTCTAATAATTTAACTAAAAGTAGAAGGTTATTAAATGAACTAATAGGTCTTTATGAAGGGTAGATCATTTTTTTTGGGTCTACAATTTTCTCATAGTCTTTTTCATCAACAAGACCTGTTTTAAGAGTTTCATGTTTTAGTGTTGTCCCATTTTTTAAAGCTACCTTTGCAATTTTTGCCGCATTATCATATCCGATATGTGGAGCTAGTGCTGTAACTAACATCAATGAATTATCCAGATGTTCTTTAATTCTTTTCTTATTAGCTTTTATTCCTTTAACACAATAAATCGCAAAATTTTTAGTACTATCTGCAATAAGATCTATTGATTGAAGTACATTATGAGCAATCATTGGCTTAAATACATTCAATTCAAAATGTCCATGCGATCCAGCAACTGTAATTCCAGTATGATTGCCTATTACTTTAGCACAAACCATTGTTACTGCCTCACATTGAGTAGGGTTAACTTTTCCAGGCATAATTGACGAACCAGGTTCATTTTCTGGTAGTATTAATTCACCATATCCAGCTCGAGGCCCTGAACCTAAAAATCTCACATCATTTGATATTTTCATTAATGTAACAGCACAAGTATTTAGTGTACCTGAAAAATTTACAATAGAGTCGTGTGCTGCAAGTTCTGCAAATTTATTTGGAGCTGGTTTAAAAGGGATTTTAGTATATTTGGCGATCTCTTTAACAATTTTTTTATCAAAACCTTTTTTAGAGTTAATACCCGTCCCAACAGCTGTCCCGCCCTGTGCTAGAAAATATACTTCTTTAAGAGCAAGCTCTATTCTATCAATGCATTTTTTTAGTTGTACCTGATAGCCTGAAAATTCCTGTCCAAGTGATAAAGGTGTTGCATCTTGCAAGTGGGTTCTGCCAATTTTAATAATATTTTTAAATTCTTTAGATTTTTTTGCTAACTCTTTTTCTAAAATTTTTAAACTAGGTAATAGTTTTGATATAGTTTCTTGAGCAACAGATATATGCATAGCTGTTGGGAAAACATCATTTGTTGATTGAGATTTGTTTACATGATCATTTGGATGAACTGGTTTTTTTGAACCTTTTTTTCCACCCAATATTTCAATTGCTCTATTTGCAATCACCTCATTAACATTCATATTAGTTTGTGTGCCAGAGCCTGTCTGCCAAACCTTTAAAGGAAAATTTTCATCTAATTTTCCTTTAATAACTTCCTCTGAAGTTTTAATTATTGCATTGACAATTTTTTTATTGATCTGCTTTTCTTTATAATGCACTAAAGCAGCAGATCTTTTAATGATTGCAATAGATTTTATTATTGAAATATTAACTAAAATTTTTCCAATATTAAAAAATTTGTTAGATCTTTGAGTTGATGCACCCCAGTATTTATCACTAGGTACGTTGATACTTCCAATGCTGTCGAATTCTTTTCTTAATTTCATTGATTAATATATAATTAGTAATTTAATATACTTATATATTAATTTTTAAAAACTTACAGGAACTAAATGTCAAATTTTAACAAAGTAAAAACTTTTATGGAAACCTTTGGTCAAGAAGTCAAAACTAAGCCATCTTTTAGCACTGATAAGATCAACAGTCTTAGATATGATTTAATAAAAGAGGAATTAGAAGAACTTAAAGAAGCAATGAAAAATAAAGATCTTTTAGAAGTTGCTGATGCTTTAACAGATATATTATATGTAGCTTATGGGGCTGGACATGCGTTTGGTATCGATCTTGATAAGTGTTTTGAAGAAGTACAAAGTTCAAACATGAGTAAATTAGGTGAGGATGGCAAGCCTATTTATAACGAATCTGGAAAAGTTATGAAGGGCCCTAAATATTTTAAACCTGATTTAACTAAATTTGTAAATTAGTAGGGGCGTTCTGTTACCCGGTGCCCCAGACCGTGCTTCTATAATTAACCTAAGTTAGTTATGCAGCAATAGCGTAACTTTCGTTAGCATTTAAAGTTTAGCCCGTTACGGTGGAACAATTCCGAACGAAAGAATAGCCTTTAGTCACCCGTCGATCCTATTTCACCCCCGTAAGTTGTAATGGTGGAGGTGGTGGGTACTGCCCCCACGTCCGTAATGGTTATTACGAAATTCGTTTATCGTCGTAGTTGGCAAGCCAACAGTATTAATATAAAAGCATTTGAAAGAGATTCAATAAAAAAAAGATTCAATAAAAATTATGAAATTAACTACAGAACAAACACAAGAAATTAAAGATCAACAGTCTCAACAAAATCAAACTAAAAGAGTTACTGTACCGGCACTTGAAAGTATCCTTTATGAGGCAATGCCCGCGTTGGACCATGGCTTTGTAAGGGTTGTTGATTATATGGGTGATGATAGTTCAATTGTTCAATCAGCTAGAGTTTCATATGGAAAAGGAACCAAGCAAGTTTCAACAGATGCAGGTCTAATTAAATATTTAATGAGACATTGGCATAGCACTCCATTTGAAATGTGTGAAATTAAATATCACGTAAAGCTTCCGATTTTTATTGCACGACAATGGATCAGACATAGAACTGCAAATGTTAATGAATACTCAGCTAGGTATTCAATTTTAGATAAAGAGTTTTATTTACCATCAGCAAAAAATTTAGCAGCACAGTCTTCAATTAACAGGCAAGGTAGAGGTGATGTGATTGAAGGTGAACAAGCAAAAGAAGTTTTAGAACTTTTAAAAAATGATGCTGAGCAAACTTATGACAATTATGAGATGATGCTCAATCAAAGATTTGATGGATCAACTATTAATGAAAATAAAAAAGGACTTGCTAGGGAGCTTGCAAGAATGAATTTAACTTTAAATACTTACACTCAGTGGTATTGGAAAACTGATTTATTAAACTTAATGAATTTTTTAAGATTAAGAGCTGATAGTCATGCCCAATATGAAATAAGAGTTTATGCAGACATTATGTTGGATACTGTAAAGAAATGGGTGCCTATAACTTACGACGCATTTATGGATTACAGAGTTGGCGGTACAGAGGTTTCTGCAAAAGGTAAAGCAATAATCCAAAAATTTATTAAAGGTGAAAATGTTGATATAAGTAGTTCTGGTTTATCAAAAAGAGAGTGGAATGAGTTAATGCAAGCATTTAACTTAGATGATAAAAAAGTTTAAATATTTAATTGTAATTTAAACAATAATCATGAAATTTTTTAATTGGTATCTTTTTATGCCAAGCCTCAAAATGATTGTTATTAACATTTTCATTTAGTTCTTTACATAAAATAAGAGATTTATCATTCATGTGAATAAATTTTTTATCAAAATTAAAGTAAACTGTTGATGAAACTAGCGCTACAACCAAAAGATAACTAATCTTTTTTTTAAACTTAACAAGTATAATACCAACTAAAAAAACAATTATATAATCAAAATAAATATAATATTGTAAGAGATCACCTCTTAGTAAGTTGATAGAAAATATTAAAAAAAAGAAAATAAAAGGCTTAAAATAATTTTTTTTTCTTTATTGGTATATCTTTTAAAATTTAAAATAAAAAATATAAGAAAAGTAAAAATAATTATAGAATAAGAATTAATTGATTTAAAAATTATCTCATAAATTAGTAAAATGTTTTTTAAAAATAATGATAAAAGATTCATTAAAAAGTTAATTGAAGAGATTGAAATTGATGAAATTTCATCATTGTATTGAGATGCAGATTTTACTACTGAAAAAATAGTCTTATTAATTGAAAGCAATGATCCTGAGGGATGTAAAAAAACTAGCAGATTAAAAAATATATAAGAAAATATTAAGCAAAGATTTAAAAGAATTAAATTATCTGAAATATTTTTTTTAGAAGATACTCTGTAGAAAAATAAATTAATTATTGAAATTAACAAAAGTAAAAATATCCATGTTTTATAATCACGAAGAAATA
The nucleotide sequence above comes from Candidatus Pelagibacter giovannonii. Encoded proteins:
- the fumC gene encoding class II fumarate hydratase, giving the protein MKLRKEFDSIGSINVPSDKYWGASTQRSNKFFNIGKILVNISIIKSIAIIKRSAALVHYKEKQINKKIVNAIIKTSEEVIKGKLDENFPLKVWQTGSGTQTNMNVNEVIANRAIEILGGKKGSKKPVHPNDHVNKSQSTNDVFPTAMHISVAQETISKLLPSLKILEKELAKKSKEFKNIIKIGRTHLQDATPLSLGQEFSGYQVQLKKCIDRIELALKEVYFLAQGGTAVGTGINSKKGFDKKIVKEIAKYTKIPFKPAPNKFAELAAHDSIVNFSGTLNTCAVTLMKISNDVRFLGSGPRAGYGELILPENEPGSSIMPGKVNPTQCEAVTMVCAKVIGNHTGITVAGSHGHFELNVFKPMIAHNVLQSIDLIADSTKNFAIYCVKGIKANKKRIKEHLDNSLMLVTALAPHIGYDNAAKIAKVALKNGTTLKHETLKTGLVDEKDYEKIVDPKKMIYPS
- a CDS encoding nucleoside triphosphate pyrophosphohydrolase family protein — translated: MSNFNKVKTFMETFGQEVKTKPSFSTDKINSLRYDLIKEELEELKEAMKNKDLLEVADALTDILYVAYGAGHAFGIDLDKCFEEVQSSNMSKLGEDGKPIYNESGKVMKGPKYFKPDLTKFVN
- the thyX gene encoding FAD-dependent thymidylate synthase, which codes for MKLTTEQTQEIKDQQSQQNQTKRVTVPALESILYEAMPALDHGFVRVVDYMGDDSSIVQSARVSYGKGTKQVSTDAGLIKYLMRHWHSTPFEMCEIKYHVKLPIFIARQWIRHRTANVNEYSARYSILDKEFYLPSAKNLAAQSSINRQGRGDVIEGEQAKEVLELLKNDAEQTYDNYEMMLNQRFDGSTINENKKGLARELARMNLTLNTYTQWYWKTDLLNLMNFLRLRADSHAQYEIRVYADIMLDTVKKWVPITYDAFMDYRVGGTEVSAKGKAIIQKFIKGENVDISSSGLSKREWNELMQAFNLDDKKV